One genomic segment of Naumovozyma castellii chromosome 7, complete genome includes these proteins:
- the STE6 gene encoding ATP-binding cassette a-factor transporter STE6 (ancestral locus Anc_1.527): MMRLPIVDMFRNIQRQHIYMHVDVKRDKWILMLVLITTTSNGLVPAITSILTGRVFDLLSNISNFSMHTILSELRTRAFAIMALGAASLPLMWISLSSWMSLGERQGFAVREKILQEYLTKPITWYDSNDNLSGDFTQINRCVEELRSSSAEASAIIFQNLVSILALIGTSFYYSWSLTLIILCTAPIIIAFAVFFSHMIHKYTELENTETGKAAQLANWAMDSIQLVKLYCTQFREVRNFRELTSNCNDLFIKCCLYVSANTALLRFLSLSMFIQGFWFGATMVRKGKLQISNVVTCFQSCLMLGSTLSNTLQVIVILQKGDVALKKILGFLSTSVDHGADEPIYEPETPAELCTIAFNNITFSYPSRPSHPVLKNVSLCFEPTKFTFIIGKSGSGKSTLSNLLLKFYDDYNGTITVKGNDVKEINRNWLLNNVTVVEQRCTLFNDTLRNNILLGVSKDQLEDHESIEQKLKDACSISMLDRLVCDLPHGLNTIIGSGGISLSGGQQQRVAIARAFMRNKPILILDEAVSALDIIHRELLMKNIRQWRSGKTTILLTHELSQIEPDDYTYVIQEGEVKENGYQKDLKQKKTSVFNHMLNLQTNNRDSYAISDRTALETPIKENNIFADTTIDSDSESPISKEADLSYMYEEASYRGLSGKAPSIKDEIYINEKASSTETDLEKGPDDKKGEFKLMPLGEVMMRMLRTIRQRNLLFFGIFWALIAGAANPIFSFCFSYLLNGIVPSVEGVYKSERYLLKWSFIVLGVAVADGVSNFLKAYILGYCSENWIMDLRNEAMESILNKDLFWFSKDTNKSSELSALLLNDLRDLRSLVSEFLSAMTTFMVVSLIGLIWALVSGWKLSLVCLSMFPLIIAFSAVYGTMLQKYETTYKTSVAALENQEYEIMTGIKTIRSLQAESHFIKNYSGLEHNMRAIAHKRSIATGFGISVTNMITICIQSILYYYGIKLVFEGEYSSKKMFETFTLLLFTIMTCTSLVNQIPDISRGQRSATFLYRILDEGLASDESEFETHRKAEIVAPKQESKSNPLIKIQNLTFAYPSETNVNVYEDLNLEMHASEKTIGLVGESGSGKSTLMYLLTKLYQVAPHSIYLDGTDVNDWGLMNLRTQISVVEQKPTLFDGTVRENLSYGISTDILDMELFDMLKYVGIYEFVESLPFGLDTRIDTKLLSGGQAQRICIARALLRKPKILILDECTSALDALSANIIIDIVKNGPPALLTIVITHSEKMMRACNTIAVLKNGKIIEKGGFKELVNGNGELKKIIDLQEE; the protein is encoded by the coding sequence ATGATGCGCTTACCGATAGTGGATATGTTCCGCAACATACAGAGACAGCATATTTACATGCATGTTGATGTGAAGAGGGATAAATGGATCCTCATGCTGGTACTGATCACAACCACTTCAAATGGGCTCGTACCCGCAATAACATCTATCCTGACAGGTAGAGTTTTCGATTTACTTTCCAATATTAGTAATTTCTCAATGCATACCATTCTCTCTGAATTAAGAACGAGAGCATTTGCGATCATGGCTCTGGGAGCTGCTTCTTTACCCTTGATGTGGATATCTCTTTCTTCATGGATGTCTTTGGGTGAAAGACAAGGTTTTGCCGTAAGAGAGAAAATTCTTCAGGAATATTTAACTAAACCAATAACATGGTACGATAGTAACGATAATCTATCCGGTGATTTCACTCAAATAAATAGATGTGTGGAAGAGTTAAGATCCTCTTCCGCAGAAGCATCAGcaataatattccaaaatctCGTCTCCATCTTAGCCTTAATCGGTACttcattttattattcatgGTCCTTAACTTTGATTATATTATGTACTGCACCAATAATCATTGCGTTCGCTGTCTTCTTCTCACACATGATTCATAAATATACAGAGTTGGAGAATACTGAAACAGGGAAAGCAGCACAATTGGCCAATTGGGCTATGGATTCCATTCAATTAGTGAAACTGTATTGTACACAATTTCGTGAAGTTAGGAACTTCAGAGAACTAACTTCTAATTGTAACGACCTATTCATAAAATGTTGTCTCTACGTCTCCGCCAATACCGCACTACTAAGATTCTTATCATTGTCTATGTTCATACAAGGGTTTTGGTTTGGTGCCACCATGGTGAGGAAGGGGAAATTACAAATTAGCAATGTGGTGACTTGTTTCCAATCATGTTTGATGCTGGGTTCCACATTGAGTAATACTCTTCAAGTCATAGTTATCTTACAAAAGGGTGATGTTGccttgaaaaaaatattgggATTCCTATCCACTTCTGTCGATCATGGCGCCGATGAACCCATCTACGAACCTGAGACGCCTGCTGAATTGTGTACCATAgcattcaataatattacaTTTAGTTATCCCAGCAGACCATCCCATCCTGTGTTAAAAAATGTCTCACTTTGTTTCGAACCTACTAAATTTACTTTCATTATTGGTAAATCTGGTTCTGGTAAATCtacattatcaaatttattattgaagttCTATGATGACTATAACGGAACAATAACAGTAAAGGGCAATGACGTTAAGGAAATAAACAGAAATTGGTTACTAAACAATGTTACCGTCGTGGAACAACGTTGCACTTTATTCAATGACACTCtaagaaataatattttgctAGGTGTATCTAAGGATCAATTAGAGGATCATGAATCCattgaacaaaaattgaaagatgcTTGCTCCATTTCTATGCTCGATAGACTAGTATGCGATCTACCTCATGGTTTGAATACTATAATTGGGTCAGGAGGTATCTCGTTAAGTGGTGGTCAACAACAACGTGTGGCTATTGCTCGAGCCTTCATGAGAAATAAACCAATTCTTATTTTAGATGAAGCTGTTTCCGCATTGGATATAATTCACAGAGAgttattaatgaaaaacATTAGACAATGGAGATCAGGTAAGACTACCATCCTATTGACACATGAATTGAGTCAAATTGAACCAGATGATTACACATACGTTATTCAAGAAGGTGAagttaaagaaaatggttaTCAAAAGGATTTGAAGCAGAAAAAGACAAGCGTTTTTAACCATATGTTAAATCTACAAACTAATAATCGTGATTCCTATGCCATTTCTGACCGAACAGCACTTGAAACGccaattaaagaaaataacaTATTTGCTGATACAACAATTGATTCTGATTCTGAGAGCCCCATAAGTAAGGAAGCAGATCTTTCTTATATGTACGAAGAAGCTAGTTACCGGGGTTTAAGTGGGAAGGCTCCAAGCATTAAGGATGAGATTTATATCAATGAAAAGGCATCATCAACAGAGACAGATCTGGAAAAGGGGCCAGATGACAAGAAGGGGGAATTTAAATTGATGCCATTAGGTGAAGTGATGATGCGTATGTTAAGGACAATCAGACAAAGAAACCTACTTTTCTTCGGTATATTTTGGGCATTGATTGCAGGTGCTGCTAAcccaatattttccttttgtttCAGTTACCTACTTAATGGTATTGTCCCATCAGTGGAAGGTGTTTATAAATCGGAACGTTACCTCTTAAAATGGTCGTTTATTGTATTAGGTGTTGCTGTAGCTGATGgtgtttccaattttttgaagGCGTACATACTTGGGTATTGTAGTGAAAATTGGATTATGGATTTGAGAAACGAGGCAATGGAATCAATATTAAACAAAGACTTATTTTGGTTTTCTAAGGATACAAACAAATCATCTGAATTATCTGCATTACTACTTAATGATTTAAGAGATCTAAGATCTTTAGTTTCAGAATTTCTAAGCGCAATGACGACCTTTATGGTAGTCTCTCTTATTGGTTTAATATGGGCATTGGTATCAGGTTGGAAATTAAGTTTGGTTTGTCTTTCCATGTTCCCGCTAATTATTGCCTTTTCGGCTGTTTATGGTACGATGCTTCAGAAATATGAAACAACATATAAAACTAGTGTTGCCGCATTAGAGAATCAAGAATATGAAATTATGACTGGTATTAAGACAATTAGAAGTCTTCAAGCTGAATCTcactttattaaaaattataGCGGACTAGAACATAATATGAGAGCAATTGCACATAAGCGTTCCATTGCTACAGGATTTGGTATTTCAGTAACAAATATGATTACCATTTGTATTCAATccattctttattattatggGATAAAGTTAGTGTTTGAAGGTGAATACAGTTCGAAGAAAATGTTTGAAACTTTTacattattgttattcaCCATTATGACATGTACAAGTTTAGTGAACCAAATTCCAGATATTAGTAGAGGTCAAAGGTCTGCAACTTTCCTTTACAGAATCCTAGATGAAGGTCTTGCTTCAGATGAATCCGAATTTGAAACACATAGGAAGGCTGAGATTGTAGCTCCAAAGCAGGAATCCAAATCTAATCCTTTGATaaagattcaaaatttgaCGTTTGCATATCCATCCGAAACAAACGTTAATGTAtatgaagatttgaatcTTGAAATGCATGCGAGTGAAAAGACAATTGGGTTAGTGGGTGAATCTGGTTCTGGTAAGTCAACCCTGATGTATCTATTAACTAAGCTATATCAAGTGGCTCCTCATTCCATTTACTTAGATGGAACAGATGTTAATGACTGGGGCTTGATGAATCTTCGTACCCAAATTTCAGTGGTAGAACAAAAGCCAACTTTATTTGATGGGACTGTGAGAGAGAATTTGTCTTATGGTATTTCAACAGATATTTTGGATATGGAGCTATTTGACATGCTGAAATATGTTGGGATTTACGAATTTGTTGAGTCACTACCATTTGGATTAGATACAAGAATTGATACTAAGTTATTATCGGGTGGTCAAGCTCAAAGAATTTGTATTGCTAGAGCCTTATTGAGGAAGCCTAAAATCTTAATTTTGGACGAATGTACTTCCGCGCTAGATGCACTTAGTGCCAACATTATTATCGATATTGTCAAGAATGGACCTCCAGCATTACTCACAATTGTAATAACCCATAGCGAAAAGATGATGAGGGCGTGTAACACTATCGCTGTTCTAAAGAATgg